Proteins encoded by one window of Paenibacillus sp. DCT19:
- a CDS encoding aminoglycoside phosphotransferase family protein yields the protein MPTSDWYRSTERATRVYASELHRGEDAEEVLPRMDEQKQWSIGIEAGEQLQRMHELQIEEPAESWYARKSKKHQRYVDKYHHCPVRMQHDQAIFAFIEENMKYMKNRPDRFQHDDFHPGNLIVKDERFAGVIDFNRYDQGDPVHEFLKLGLFASETSTPYSIGQIQGYFNGGDPDELFWRMYSLYMAMALISSVVWIQQVKPEETEDMMAKVERVREDHDDFRRLIPRWYNVKNY from the coding sequence TTGCCCACAAGCGATTGGTATAGGTCAACTGAACGAGCAACAAGGGTATATGCTTCTGAGCTACATCGAGGGGAAGATGCGGAAGAGGTTCTGCCTCGAATGGATGAACAGAAGCAGTGGAGCATTGGGATTGAAGCAGGAGAACAACTGCAACGTATGCATGAATTGCAGATCGAAGAGCCTGCAGAATCCTGGTATGCACGTAAGAGTAAGAAGCATCAGCGCTACGTAGATAAATATCATCATTGCCCTGTTCGTATGCAGCATGATCAGGCTATATTTGCATTTATTGAAGAGAATATGAAGTACATGAAGAACCGTCCTGATCGATTTCAGCATGATGACTTTCATCCAGGGAATCTGATCGTGAAGGACGAAAGGTTCGCGGGAGTTATTGATTTTAATCGTTATGATCAGGGTGATCCAGTTCATGAGTTTCTTAAGCTGGGTCTATTTGCTTCGGAGACAAGTACGCCATATTCGATTGGACAGATTCAGGGGTACTTCAACGGGGGAGATCCGGATGAACTCTTCTGGCGAATGTATTCTCTGTATATGGCAATGGCACTTATATCTTCTGTGGTCTGGATTCAACAAGTGAAGCCAGAAGAAACGGAGGATATGATGGCTAAGGTTGAGCGAGTTCGGGAGGACCATGATGATTTTCGCAGATTGATTCCTAGATGGTATAATGTGAAGAATTACTGA
- a CDS encoding NUDIX domain-containing protein, translating to MGVGAVIVNDRREVLLVWRNREPEQFTWSIPGGKIDPYESAETAVIREIKEEVNLDIAIDRLLCTAETIQPDQQEHWISLLYSTRIIGGIARNLEEGGAIGEIGWFPLDDLPSPLACFAVPGLDAVKKMYFGE from the coding sequence ATTGGCGTAGGTGCGGTCATTGTTAATGATCGTAGAGAAGTACTACTTGTCTGGCGCAACCGTGAACCAGAGCAATTCACCTGGAGCATACCCGGAGGTAAAATCGACCCTTACGAGTCTGCTGAAACAGCAGTTATTCGGGAGATTAAGGAAGAAGTCAATCTAGATATCGCCATCGACCGATTGCTCTGCACAGCAGAGACGATTCAGCCTGACCAGCAGGAGCATTGGATTTCTCTTCTCTACTCCACACGGATTATTGGAGGTATCGCTCGGAATCTTGAAGAAGGCGGAGCCATCGGTGAGATCGGATGGTTCCCGCTGGATGATCTACCATCTCCACTCGCTTGCTTCGCTGTTCCTGGTCTTGATGCTGTGAAGAAAATGTATTTCGGAGAATGA
- a CDS encoding ammonium transporter — MTLESLSTGIDTVWVVLSAAMILLMEGGFALLEAGFVRYKNSVNIIMKVFADITIGTLLFYAIGFGLMYGSDVGGLAGVTGFFLNGDLSHIDVPVSLETFWLFQAAFTIAVISIVSGAVAERINFRAYLLYIILMTAIIYPIGGHWAWGGGWLSQLGMQDFAGSAVIHALGGFSALAAAIIIGPRKGKYTPLGVSAIALPSNLPLASVGAFLLWFGWFGFNAGSTLSATDVRIGHIAIVTMLSAASGGAATLLYTLFRFNRSDAPSVINGSLAGLVGITAGCAFVGDMAAIFIGAVSGLLMMAATNWLDRRQIDDPVGAFPVHAVSGMWGTIAVGLFATDGGLFTGGGWRLLGVQTLGLVALVVWGFVMTWFGLKLIGKIVPVRSTEEEEDLGLDISYHGVMAAHQSHEFLDGEEHMRAFRDNNRD, encoded by the coding sequence ATGACGCTGGAGAGTTTAAGCACGGGAATTGATACGGTCTGGGTCGTACTGAGCGCGGCCATGATCTTGTTGATGGAGGGCGGCTTCGCCCTGTTAGAGGCTGGTTTTGTACGTTACAAAAATAGTGTGAACATTATTATGAAAGTATTTGCTGACATTACGATTGGTACATTGTTGTTCTATGCGATTGGTTTTGGTTTGATGTACGGTTCAGATGTTGGTGGATTGGCTGGTGTTACCGGCTTCTTCTTAAATGGGGATCTATCTCATATCGACGTACCGGTCTCATTAGAGACGTTCTGGCTATTCCAGGCCGCATTCACAATCGCTGTCATTTCAATTGTATCTGGTGCTGTAGCTGAACGGATTAACTTCCGTGCCTACCTGCTCTATATCATCCTGATGACTGCGATTATTTATCCGATTGGTGGCCACTGGGCTTGGGGCGGTGGCTGGCTCAGCCAACTGGGTATGCAGGATTTTGCGGGATCTGCAGTTATTCATGCCTTGGGTGGATTCTCTGCCTTGGCCGCTGCAATTATCATTGGCCCACGTAAAGGGAAGTACACACCACTTGGTGTGAGTGCAATTGCGCTACCAAGTAACTTGCCGTTAGCCTCGGTAGGAGCTTTTCTGCTGTGGTTTGGTTGGTTTGGTTTCAATGCGGGAAGTACACTGAGTGCAACAGATGTAAGGATCGGGCACATTGCTATTGTGACCATGTTATCGGCCGCTTCTGGCGGAGCAGCAACTTTGCTGTATACGTTATTCCGTTTCAATCGTTCAGACGCGCCTTCGGTCATTAATGGATCGCTTGCCGGGCTCGTCGGCATTACGGCAGGTTGTGCTTTTGTAGGCGATATGGCTGCGATCTTTATTGGAGCGGTGTCCGGTCTGCTCATGATGGCTGCAACGAACTGGCTTGATCGCCGGCAGATTGATGATCCTGTAGGTGCTTTCCCTGTGCATGCTGTATCCGGCATGTGGGGCACGATTGCGGTAGGGCTATTTGCAACTGATGGAGGTTTGTTCACCGGTGGAGGCTGGAGACTACTTGGTGTTCAAACACTCGGCCTGGTTGCTCTCGTTGTCTGGGGGTTTGTCATGACCTGGTTCGGACTGAAACTTATTGGCAAGATTGTACCTGTTCGTTCGACAGAAGAAGAGGAGGATCTGGGTCTGGACATCAGTTACCACGGGGTGATGGCAGCTCATCAATCTCATGAATTTCTGGATGGAGAAGAGCACATGCGTGCTTTTCGAGATAATAATAGAGACTAA
- a CDS encoding DinB family protein, protein MIQSAFKHIDVAVTSLIDICDQLSEQDLKLTPIEGKRPVGELLSHLSVICRADVYISEGASEEDMAAFYEQNNPLTLCQIKQALVDNQMYLYQRYRQFNTEELLQVTDSYWGASYSRLEWLLEIMGHVYHHRGQLYTMLNMTGKDLKVKLFE, encoded by the coding sequence TTGATTCAATCTGCATTTAAACATATCGACGTGGCAGTGACTTCACTTATTGATATATGTGACCAGCTGTCTGAGCAAGATTTAAAGTTAACTCCCATTGAAGGCAAGAGACCTGTTGGAGAGTTGCTATCCCATCTATCGGTCATTTGCCGAGCGGATGTATACATATCAGAAGGCGCGTCCGAAGAGGATATGGCTGCCTTTTACGAACAGAACAATCCACTTACTTTATGTCAGATCAAGCAAGCTCTCGTGGACAATCAGATGTACCTGTATCAGCGGTATAGGCAGTTTAATACAGAGGAACTGTTGCAAGTGACTGATTCGTATTGGGGTGCTTCGTATAGCCGGCTGGAATGGTTGCTAGAAATTATGGGGCATGTATACCATCACAGGGGGCAGTTGTATACGATGCTCAACATGACGGGAAAAGACCTCAAGGTGAAGTTATTTGAATAG
- a CDS encoding response regulator transcription factor, with protein MERNNAVAHPATILLVDDEQEIIKLMEIYFGNEGYRVLTAHDGIEALAQLKNERVDLIILDVMMPNMDGIEACMKIREEQKMPIIMLSAKSMDMDKITGLSIGADDYVTKPFNPLELVARAKSQLRRYHTFNEGREKTEHELVIDDLVINTDTHEVWVDEQSVRLTPREFAILELLARHQGSVLSMEQIYQQVWKEEFMESNNTVMVHIRKIREKIEMDSKHPKFIQTVWGVGYKMVKP; from the coding sequence ATGGAAAGGAACAATGCCGTGGCACATCCAGCAACTATTCTGCTTGTGGATGATGAGCAGGAGATTATTAAACTCATGGAGATTTATTTTGGCAATGAAGGTTATCGCGTGCTTACAGCACATGATGGTATTGAAGCCCTTGCACAATTGAAGAATGAGCGGGTTGACCTCATTATCCTCGATGTCATGATGCCGAATATGGACGGCATTGAAGCGTGCATGAAGATCAGGGAAGAACAGAAGATGCCAATCATTATGCTGTCTGCCAAAAGCATGGATATGGACAAAATAACAGGGCTTAGCATCGGAGCTGACGATTATGTGACCAAGCCGTTTAACCCACTTGAACTTGTCGCTAGGGCGAAATCTCAGCTTCGTAGGTACCATACGTTTAATGAAGGTCGGGAGAAAACGGAGCATGAGCTAGTCATTGATGATCTTGTCATTAATACAGATACACATGAAGTGTGGGTGGATGAGCAGTCGGTTCGGCTAACTCCCCGCGAATTCGCGATTCTGGAGCTGTTGGCTCGTCATCAGGGTTCCGTGCTGAGTATGGAGCAGATCTACCAACAGGTCTGGAAGGAAGAGTTCATGGAGTCGAACAACACCGTTATGGTGCATATACGCAAGATTCGTGAGAAGATCGAGATGGACAGCAAACATCCGAAGTTCATACAGACCGTGTGGGGTGTAGGCTACAAGATGGTTAAGCCGTAA
- a CDS encoding DUF4179 domain-containing protein, with the protein MSDEMNPVEDLEERLHRRKLEYDALSVPEAATQQAVQAGIRKATRQRKSRLRWKMSSVSAAVIILIFTGCIRVSPAFASFVEQLPGMDGIVSLIRQDKGLMMAIDQSLLQKVGITDEHNGSSVTIEGIITDESRMVIFYTMKGIQSPDNHMYDIKLLDKNGEDLPVGFSYSYPNPTSDEDIYENMINVSFTESLPPRELTVVFKERKEADANEWRITFPVDHSLTQGMKRVIPVNETLVVDGQQINVNQATLYPTRLVLDMTYDPKNTKKIFGIDDLQLVDEQGRVWTTKEASLPEDGMSAFFESMYFSIPKKLTLHASGIRAVDKDKLHIQIDPTSGKIEGGPQNLKFLKKEIKGNDMILHFNITDSENANSGLSFTNIKDNKGKAFEIKGVSWYPSDAEASITIENGASAQGALDMELFSYPVLSPSPFSVDIPVNP; encoded by the coding sequence ATGTCTGATGAAATGAACCCTGTAGAAGACCTTGAAGAACGACTTCATCGTCGCAAATTAGAATATGATGCCCTGTCCGTACCCGAAGCCGCCACGCAGCAGGCTGTGCAAGCTGGCATTCGTAAAGCTACGCGCCAGCGTAAATCCCGGCTTCGCTGGAAAATGAGCTCCGTGTCAGCCGCTGTGATCATTCTTATTTTTACCGGGTGTATCCGGGTGTCCCCTGCTTTTGCTTCGTTCGTAGAGCAATTGCCCGGTATGGATGGAATTGTGAGTCTTATTCGTCAGGACAAAGGACTGATGATGGCAATCGATCAATCCCTATTACAGAAGGTGGGTATCACTGACGAGCATAATGGTTCTTCTGTGACTATTGAAGGGATTATTACGGATGAGTCACGCATGGTTATTTTCTATACGATGAAAGGCATTCAAAGCCCAGATAACCATATGTACGATATCAAATTATTAGATAAAAACGGTGAGGATCTTCCCGTTGGATTTAGTTATTCGTACCCTAATCCAACATCAGACGAGGATATCTATGAGAATATGATCAATGTTTCCTTTACCGAATCTCTACCTCCACGAGAGTTAACCGTAGTGTTTAAAGAAAGAAAAGAAGCTGACGCAAACGAGTGGAGAATTACATTTCCCGTCGATCACAGCTTAACCCAAGGCATGAAAAGGGTTATCCCTGTTAACGAAACCTTAGTTGTAGATGGTCAGCAAATTAATGTAAACCAAGCTACGTTATATCCAACTCGGCTTGTGCTGGACATGACCTATGATCCGAAGAATACCAAAAAGATATTTGGCATTGATGATCTACAGCTCGTGGATGAGCAAGGTAGAGTATGGACAACAAAAGAAGCATCGCTTCCCGAGGATGGGATGTCTGCTTTCTTCGAAAGTATGTATTTCTCTATTCCAAAAAAACTGACCTTACATGCGTCTGGGATTAGAGCCGTGGACAAAGATAAACTGCACATTCAAATTGATCCAACATCGGGTAAGATCGAGGGTGGTCCACAGAATTTGAAATTCCTTAAGAAAGAAATTAAAGGTAATGATATGATACTGCACTTCAATATTACAGATTCTGAGAATGCCAACTCAGGTTTGTCATTTACCAATATTAAGGATAACAAAGGAAAGGCGTTTGAGATTAAAGGAGTTAGCTGGTATCCGTCCGATGCTGAAGCATCTATTACCATCGAGAATGGTGCTTCTGCCCAAGGCGCTCTGGATATGGAGTTATTCTCATACCCGGTACTAAGCCCATCACCGTTCTCAGTTGATATTCCGGTGAATCCATAG
- a CDS encoding ankyrin repeat domain-containing protein, translating to MEHEEQINELFKASQNGDVVKIKTLLASLPDLANTENNDGLTPLGYAAHYGQAEAVRILLAHGADVNVVSHSKISFIPSNTALHAALAGERSVEVVRLLLEHGASTNILDSDGQNALHSAAFHTDQAELIQLLLQHGADPSALSDAGQTALDIALNKGNPSTAKCLRDALAAKS from the coding sequence TTGGAACATGAAGAACAGATTAACGAACTATTTAAAGCTAGTCAGAACGGGGATGTTGTCAAAATAAAAACATTACTCGCCTCTCTGCCTGATCTCGCCAATACGGAAAACAATGATGGGCTCACCCCGCTTGGGTACGCCGCGCATTATGGACAAGCCGAAGCGGTGCGTATTCTTCTAGCGCATGGAGCAGATGTTAACGTTGTTTCTCATTCAAAAATCTCATTTATCCCGTCCAATACTGCCCTGCACGCCGCACTTGCAGGGGAACGGTCGGTGGAGGTTGTCCGTTTATTACTAGAACACGGTGCATCGACGAATATCCTTGATAGTGACGGTCAGAATGCTCTTCACTCTGCTGCGTTCCATACCGATCAAGCAGAACTGATTCAGCTTCTCCTACAGCATGGAGCTGATCCATCAGCCCTCTCCGATGCAGGACAGACCGCGCTGGATATTGCACTGAACAAAGGCAATCCTTCAACAGCTAAATGTCTGAGAGATGCCCTTGCAGCAAAGTCCTAA
- a CDS encoding sigma-70 family RNA polymerase sigma factor, whose amino-acid sequence MHPRKEEPCDPAELTVAAQQGDAEAFAVLMEMHQSRLYRIAYAYLHNEADALEAIQESTYRAFRKVKKLKEPSYFGTWLIRILLNYCADERKRKSRFSQITDIQESSSWDQPEDPDLAAAVSSLDRDCKQIIILSYFEGFSLTEVAEILEIPTGTVKSRLHRALGQLRDQLGTKGDT is encoded by the coding sequence ATACACCCACGAAAGGAGGAGCCATGTGACCCTGCCGAGCTTACCGTTGCCGCACAACAAGGGGATGCCGAAGCTTTTGCAGTCTTAATGGAAATGCATCAGAGCCGATTATATCGAATCGCCTATGCGTATCTGCATAACGAAGCCGATGCACTGGAAGCGATACAGGAATCCACCTATAGAGCCTTTCGCAAGGTCAAAAAGTTAAAAGAGCCGTCCTACTTCGGCACCTGGTTAATCCGCATTCTCCTCAATTATTGTGCCGATGAACGCAAACGCAAAAGCCGATTCAGCCAGATTACCGATATTCAGGAATCCAGTAGCTGGGATCAACCCGAAGACCCTGACTTGGCTGCTGCCGTATCTTCATTGGATCGAGATTGCAAACAGATTATTATCCTGAGTTATTTTGAAGGTTTCTCGTTAACAGAAGTTGCAGAAATTCTTGAAATTCCGACTGGCACCGTAAAATCACGACTGCATCGAGCACTCGGGCAGCTCCGTGACCAACTAGGAACGAAAGGAGATACATAA
- a CDS encoding HAMP domain-containing protein, translated as MNSLLRTVRSRYIYICGASALLSAVLLFVVYQMLRFVLNHLSAGGTSWLPQLIRWGIHHIGTRPIVIVVGAALFLTFFWIRSQKMSDDLQRISQMTHALANGETGARVEVLSGGELRQIAAQLNEIAFQREQERMNGSGRESEDDWNQKQITSNEHIANVQTNAVVEVDLPVKLTIYSILASLETIIEGRYRDEAELQHWVRLTYQKTLNLQQALDIAALQQRVSKGD; from the coding sequence ATGAATTCATTACTACGTACGGTTAGATCGCGATACATATACATCTGTGGAGCAAGTGCGCTGCTTAGCGCGGTGCTCCTTTTTGTCGTTTATCAAATGTTACGATTCGTGCTTAATCACCTATCTGCCGGGGGCACGTCATGGTTACCTCAGCTCATTCGCTGGGGAATTCATCATATTGGGACTCGTCCCATCGTGATCGTCGTCGGAGCAGCTTTATTCTTAACATTCTTCTGGATTCGATCACAGAAAATGTCGGATGACCTTCAGCGTATTTCCCAAATGACCCATGCTTTAGCGAATGGGGAGACGGGGGCACGCGTTGAGGTTCTGAGTGGTGGAGAACTGCGCCAGATTGCTGCTCAGCTGAACGAGATTGCCTTTCAGAGGGAACAGGAGCGAATGAATGGATCAGGGCGTGAAAGCGAGGATGACTGGAATCAGAAACAGATAACCAGCAATGAGCATATCGCAAACGTCCAAACTAACGCCGTAGTAGAGGTAGACTTACCTGTGAAACTTACCATCTATAGCATTCTCGCTTCTCTTGAAACCATTATCGAAGGACGGTACCGGGATGAAGCTGAGCTCCAACATTGGGTTCGATTGACGTATCAGAAAACATTAAACCTTCAACAAGCCCTCGATATTGCAGCGTTGCAACAGCGGGTGAGCAAGGGGGATTAA
- a CDS encoding transglycosylase domain-containing protein, whose translation MKFEMIPKASSNRHAEKNSEMSTREHAPIMREKLSRLEDSTAKGVLGLRRRLKLNYKVKRGIYVAFDASVVIVMMLFIGYMYMVIYGERMIRSHPVITSKISSTTILNSEGAEITRLQAGKNGYAVHADLSEMPDILKQAFLATEDRRFYKHDGLDYIGIGRAVVQDVINLDLSQGGSSITQQLARNLYLNGDKTWVRKLNEMSIAMAIEKKYAKDDILESYLNQIYMGQGQHGVKAAAWRYFGIKDLRQLELWQVATLAGIPKGPSIYNPIDDAGLSKDRRAVVLTLMHEQGIITRKQMKEARKVDYVPPATTASMNSSAPQPAYASAIDAVIQEASQLTGKSVADIQSSGWVIHTGLNSRAQAAMEEEFRQSTHFTDDRADERVQASMVIIDQRNGEVKAMMGGRSPQRGDMNRATRDARQPGSAFKPIIAYGPALESGKFNANSILQDKRVRYGSYQPSNLGGRYQGSITMIEALRKSVNAPAVWLLNETGMQRARQFAAHLGIELGQEDLHLSSALGGLHQGYLL comes from the coding sequence TTGAAATTTGAGATGATACCCAAGGCGAGTTCTAATCGACATGCAGAAAAAAATTCCGAAATGAGTACGCGAGAGCATGCACCGATCATGCGAGAGAAATTATCTAGACTAGAAGACTCCACTGCAAAGGGAGTACTCGGATTACGGCGAAGACTGAAGCTCAATTATAAAGTGAAACGGGGCATATATGTTGCTTTTGATGCATCTGTCGTTATCGTGATGATGTTATTCATTGGATACATGTACATGGTGATCTATGGTGAACGTATGATCCGAAGTCATCCTGTCATAACTTCCAAAATATCCTCAACGACCATTCTGAATTCAGAGGGAGCAGAAATAACCCGGCTACAAGCTGGTAAAAATGGCTATGCAGTTCATGCCGACCTAAGCGAAATGCCGGATATTTTGAAGCAAGCTTTTCTAGCTACTGAGGATCGACGCTTCTATAAGCACGATGGATTGGACTACATCGGTATTGGGAGAGCGGTGGTACAGGATGTGATTAACCTTGATCTGAGTCAGGGAGGAAGCTCTATTACGCAGCAGCTAGCCAGAAACCTATATCTGAATGGAGACAAAACATGGGTGCGCAAATTGAATGAAATGTCCATCGCCATGGCGATAGAGAAAAAATATGCAAAGGATGACATTCTGGAGTCGTATCTGAATCAGATTTACATGGGACAGGGGCAACATGGCGTAAAGGCAGCGGCTTGGCGTTATTTTGGCATTAAGGATCTGCGTCAATTAGAGCTTTGGCAGGTCGCCACGCTAGCAGGGATTCCTAAAGGACCGTCCATCTATAATCCTATAGATGACGCAGGTTTATCCAAGGATCGCCGTGCGGTAGTGCTCACACTTATGCATGAACAAGGAATAATTACGAGAAAACAAATGAAGGAAGCCCGCAAAGTGGATTATGTGCCTCCGGCTACTACAGCTTCAATGAATTCGTCTGCACCCCAGCCTGCTTACGCTTCTGCTATAGATGCGGTCATACAGGAGGCCTCGCAGTTAACTGGAAAAAGTGTAGCGGATATTCAATCTTCAGGCTGGGTCATTCATACTGGATTGAACAGTCGTGCCCAAGCAGCGATGGAAGAGGAGTTTCGCCAATCTACTCACTTCACAGATGACCGTGCCGATGAACGTGTTCAGGCAAGCATGGTCATTATCGATCAACGAAATGGAGAAGTGAAAGCGATGATGGGTGGACGCAGCCCTCAACGAGGTGACATGAATCGCGCCACTAGAGACGCCCGGCAGCCTGGCTCGGCATTTAAACCTATTATTGCGTATGGGCCAGCGCTGGAATCGGGGAAATTCAATGCAAACAGCATCTTACAGGACAAACGAGTGCGATATGGTAGCTATCAACCGAGTAATCTGGGAGGACGTTATCAAGGTTCAATCACGATGATTGAAGCACTCCGCAAGTCAGTGAATGCACCGGCAGTATGGTTGCTAAACGAGACTGGGATGCAGCGTGCTCGCCAGTTTGCTGCGCATTTGGGAATTGAGCTGGGTCAAGAAGATCTTCATTTGTCGAGTGCTCTTGGGGGATTGCATCAGGGGTATCTCCTTTGA
- the flgB gene encoding flagellar basal body rod protein FlgB: MIETNTSKRNESLLQVLTTRHNVTANNIANADTPNYKKKSVEFQEELRRIVEQGNTDNLDLHRTHPKHFPVSTPGPVVPYRIVEDNNTTMNNNGNNVDIDKEMSNLAENQLMYNYMVDRVSGHYKKIKNLLNDLK; this comes from the coding sequence GTGATCGAAACGAACACTTCCAAGCGTAACGAATCGCTGTTACAAGTATTAACCACCCGGCATAATGTAACTGCTAACAACATTGCCAATGCGGACACACCGAATTATAAGAAGAAGTCGGTAGAGTTCCAAGAAGAACTCAGACGCATCGTTGAGCAAGGCAACACAGATAATTTGGATTTACACCGGACTCATCCGAAACATTTTCCAGTTAGCACTCCTGGTCCTGTCGTACCCTACCGCATTGTAGAGGACAACAACACAACGATGAACAACAACGGCAATAACGTTGACATTGACAAGGAAATGTCGAATCTTGCGGAGAATCAATTGATGTACAATTACATGGTCGATCGAGTAAGTGGACACTATAAAAAGATAAAGAACCTTCTAAATGATCTGAAATAA
- a CDS encoding penicillin-binding transpeptidase domain-containing protein codes for MAQAYTVFANQGRFNTAHLIREITDAQGRIIYVRKAENKQVISPNTASVMTTMLQNVVSQGTGSKAQLHGYQVAGKTGTTQAALSGVKKAANRDLWFVGYTNKWTAAVWMGFDHTDVEHYMQASSGAAANLFASVMKRALP; via the coding sequence ATGGCTCAGGCTTACACCGTATTTGCGAACCAAGGAAGATTCAATACCGCACACCTTATTCGAGAAATTACCGATGCACAGGGACGGATCATATATGTACGTAAGGCTGAGAATAAGCAGGTCATTTCTCCCAATACAGCCAGCGTAATGACCACCATGCTACAGAATGTAGTTAGTCAGGGCACCGGAAGCAAGGCGCAATTACATGGATACCAGGTAGCGGGGAAAACAGGCACAACACAGGCTGCACTATCTGGCGTGAAGAAAGCAGCGAATAGGGATCTATGGTTTGTAGGTTATACGAATAAGTGGACTGCAGCGGTGTGGATGGGGTTTGATCATACGGATGTAGAACATTATATGCAAGCGAGTAGTGGAGCAGCGGCGAATTTGTTTGCATCGGTCATGAAGCGTGCGTTGCCATAG
- a CDS encoding YwqG family protein — protein sequence MIKPEQCERLTNKARKTLEEYGLGEVSDMLLASGRWGIRLDVSTIDEYRRTGNSRVGGNPDLPEKLEWPVTQEGVPMTFLAQLNLVDLSPYTPNDGRGSLPERGMLYFFVGVDEPAYNIEHRVIFEPDARHLVKREPEGSTALDEADFVGHAVTVLPNLEFPTYAYVDSNALSAAVVTQPADQQEGEANIDLYDRYLDFESHWNHPSSKNWGGMFGYPDGQHPDAEHQALLQIATGEEYGYDEKACEDKLTAHYGGDHSRALQELEDTLLLLKIDTHDEIGFQWWDCGELQFFIRKSDLLAGRFDQTYCSLYSS from the coding sequence ATGATTAAGCCTGAACAATGTGAACGCTTGACAAACAAAGCTCGCAAAACACTAGAAGAGTATGGATTGGGTGAAGTTTCCGACATGCTCCTAGCATCTGGCCGCTGGGGCATTCGCCTCGATGTGTCCACGATTGATGAGTATCGTAGAACGGGCAATTCGCGAGTTGGTGGGAATCCTGATCTGCCTGAGAAACTGGAATGGCCTGTGACGCAGGAAGGTGTACCGATGACTTTTTTGGCACAGTTGAACCTTGTGGATCTGTCGCCTTATACACCAAATGATGGGCGTGGAAGTTTGCCGGAGCGAGGGATGCTGTACTTCTTCGTTGGTGTGGATGAACCCGCTTATAATATTGAACATCGTGTGATATTTGAGCCAGATGCTCGTCACTTGGTAAAACGTGAACCGGAAGGCAGCACAGCTCTAGATGAAGCTGATTTTGTAGGTCATGCCGTAACTGTACTGCCGAACCTTGAGTTTCCTACATATGCATATGTTGACTCTAATGCGCTGAGTGCAGCGGTTGTTACACAACCTGCAGACCAGCAAGAAGGTGAAGCGAATATTGACCTGTATGACCGATATCTGGACTTTGAATCGCATTGGAATCATCCGAGTTCGAAGAACTGGGGCGGTATGTTCGGTTATCCAGATGGTCAGCATCCGGATGCCGAACATCAAGCGCTGCTCCAGATTGCGACTGGTGAAGAGTATGGTTATGACGAAAAGGCATGTGAGGATAAGCTAACCGCACATTACGGTGGTGATCATAGCCGAGCTCTGCAAGAACTTGAGGATACACTGCTACTGTTGAAGATTGATACACATGACGAAATTGGTTTCCAGTGGTGGGATTGCGGAGAATTGCAATTTTTCATTCGCAAGTCTGATCTGTTGGCAGGTCGTTTCGATCAAACGTATTGCTCTTTATATTCTAGCTGA